A window of the Blastopirellula sediminis genome harbors these coding sequences:
- a CDS encoding alkene reductase, which translates to MSHSPLLQPYSLGDLTLKNRVVMAPLTRARAGDDRIPTAMMAEYYAQRASSGLIITEATVISQQGIGWLNTPGIYNDEQTAGWREVVDAAHSAGGKIFLQLWHMGRSSHSSFHDGELPVSASAIKISTDEIRTNAGKKEFEVPRALETAEVADVVADYRAAAARAKEAGFDGVEIHAANGYLIDQFLQSRTNQRTDQYGGSIENRYRFLGEVVAAVTEIWDASRVGVRLSPNGVYNDMGSTDFREQFSYAMQQLSPLGLAYLHVVDGIAFGFHKLGDPMTLAEIREIFSGPLMGNSGYDQASAEAAVERGDADLLAFGRAYISNPDLVERFAHQWPLATEADPKMWYGAGPDARGYTDFPTFAEASTAG; encoded by the coding sequence ATGTCGCATTCCCCCTTGCTGCAGCCGTATTCGCTGGGTGATCTCACGCTCAAAAACCGCGTCGTCATGGCGCCCCTGACGCGAGCCAGGGCAGGGGACGATCGGATCCCAACGGCGATGATGGCCGAATATTACGCGCAGCGGGCCTCAAGCGGTTTGATCATCACCGAAGCGACTGTGATCTCGCAGCAGGGAATCGGCTGGCTCAATACGCCGGGGATTTACAACGACGAGCAAACGGCCGGTTGGCGCGAGGTCGTCGACGCCGCGCATAGCGCCGGCGGAAAGATCTTCTTGCAGCTCTGGCACATGGGGCGCTCGTCCCACAGCAGTTTCCATGATGGGGAACTGCCGGTTTCGGCGTCGGCGATCAAGATTTCGACCGACGAAATCCGGACGAATGCGGGGAAGAAGGAGTTCGAAGTTCCGCGTGCGCTCGAGACTGCAGAAGTCGCTGATGTCGTCGCCGACTATCGGGCCGCGGCGGCGCGCGCGAAAGAAGCGGGTTTTGACGGCGTCGAAATTCATGCCGCCAACGGTTATCTGATCGATCAGTTTCTCCAATCGCGTACCAACCAGCGCACCGACCAATATGGCGGCTCGATCGAAAATCGTTATCGCTTCCTCGGCGAAGTGGTCGCCGCGGTGACCGAAATCTGGGATGCGTCGCGCGTCGGCGTCCGACTTTCGCCTAATGGGGTCTACAACGACATGGGCTCGACGGACTTCCGCGAGCAGTTCAGTTACGCGATGCAGCAGCTCTCGCCGCTCGGTTTGGCCTATCTGCATGTGGTCGACGGAATCGCGTTCGGTTTCCACAAATTGGGCGATCCGATGACGCTCGCCGAAATTCGCGAAATCTTCTCTGGTCCGCTGATGGGGAACTCCGGCTACGACCAGGCTTCGGCCGAAGCGGCCGTCGAGCGGGGAGATGCCGACCTGCTGGCTTTTGGCCGAGCGTACATCAGTAATCCTGACTTGGTGGAGCGTTTCGCGCACCAGTGGCCGCTCGCTACGGAGGCCGATCCCAAGATGTGGTATGGGGCCGGTCCCGACGCCCGAGGCTACACCGACTTCCCAACCTTCGCCGAAGCCTCCACGGCCGGTTAA